One window from the genome of Xiphophorus hellerii strain 12219 chromosome 16, Xiphophorus_hellerii-4.1, whole genome shotgun sequence encodes:
- the LOC116735414 gene encoding uncharacterized protein LOC116735414 — translation MKNCGELTVASASGRDRNGFPERCRSGCRVQERDRRLSVLYAAPSFTSRPFRPPSCFMQPERTEELILAGEQQHPEDQGLDIAHIETAALRLNRTGGFVLLETRTVVSVKFNKTQLNKSPSNPVNTTGGEISTRGSLRFSTGSISAQPAIGVREQMVFLLLLAEEEGADGRSRLQGTAEVLPGCRGSARQQRFCLAAEVLPDCRGSARQQRFCQTAEVLPDSRGSARLQRFCRTAEVLPGCRGSAGLQRFCRTAEVLPGCRGSAWLQRFCRAAEVLPGCRGSAGLQRFCWAAEVLLGCRGSAGLQRFCQTAEVLPDSRGSAGLQRFCLAAEVLLGCRGSAGLQRFCLAAEVLLGCRGSAGLQRFCQTAEVLPDSRGSAGLQRHPLFHWFGCKPSWVVKIPGFYFSFSPAKEKKIT, via the exons ATGAAGAACTGCGGTGAACTCACCGTGGCCTCGGCGTCGGGTCGGGACAGGAACGGGTTTCCAGAACGCTGCAGGAGTGGCTGCAGAGTGCAGGAACGGGACAGACGTCTGTCCGTTTTATACGCAGCTCCGTCCTTCACCTCGCGCCCGTTCCGTCCGCCG AGCTGCTTCATG CAGCCAGAGCGAACAGAGGAGCTAATCCTGGCCGGGGAGCAGCAGCACCCGGAGGATCAGGGTTTAGATATCGCTCACATCGAGAC AGCTGCGCTGCGGCTGAACCGGACCGGCGGCTTCGTCCTGCTGGAAACCAGAACCGTCGTCTCAGTGAAG TTTAACAAGACACAACTCAATAAATCCCCCAGTAACCCCGTGAACACAACTGGAGGAGAAATCTCAACAAGAGGCTCGTTACGGTTCAGCACCGGCAGCATCTCTGCTCAGCCGGCCATCGGAGTCAGAGAGCAGATggttttcctcctcctgctggcTGAGGAGGAAGGAGCGGACGGACGCAGCCGGCTGCAGGGG ACTGCAGAGGTTCTGCCGGGCTGCAGAGGTTCTGCCAGACAGCAGAGGTTCTGCCTGGCTGCAGAAGTTCTGCCAGACTGCAGAGGTTCTGCCAGACAGCAGAGGTTCTGCCAGACTGCAGAGGTTCTGCCGGACAGCAGAGGTTCTGCCAGACTGCAGAGGTTCTGCCGGACAGCAGAGGTTCTGCCTGGCTGCAGAGGTTCTGCCGGGCTGCAGAGGTTCTGCCGGACAGCAGAGGTTCTGCCTGGCTGCAGAGGTTCTGCCTGGCTGCAGAGGTTCTGCCGGGCTGCAGAGGTTCTGCCGGGCTGCAGAGGTTCTGCCGGgctgcagaggttctgctgggctgcagaggttctgctggGCTGCAGAGGTTCTGCCGGGCTGCAGAGGTTCTGCCAGACTGCAGAGGTTCTGCCAGACAGCAGAGGTTCTGCCGGGCTGCAGAGGTTCTGCCTGgctgcagaggttctgctgggctgcagaggttctgccgggctgcagaggttctgcctggctgcagaggttctgctggGCTGCAGAGGTTCTGCCGGGCTGCAGAGGTTCTGCCAGACTGCAGAGGTTCTGCCAGACAGCAGAGGTTCTGCCGGGCTGCAGAG GCATCCACTGTTTCATTGGTTCGGCTGTAAACCTTCCTGGGTCGTTAAGATTCCTGGATTTTACTTCAGCTTCTCTCCGgcgaaggaaaagaaaataacctGA